Proteins encoded in a region of the Tripterygium wilfordii isolate XIE 37 chromosome 21, ASM1340144v1, whole genome shotgun sequence genome:
- the LOC119989260 gene encoding protein GRAVITROPIC IN THE LIGHT 1-like isoform X1: MRIDDVGNVNITHQMDSVKPSAVTPTKSKLARTFTKVLHLRTATGVCPVDGVQKVKLQEKFKEEKHEPKNTDSQPLSVDENDEEFQKRVAFEALIARLFASIASVKASYAQLQYTQCPYDSEGIQAADELVVSELKNLSELKQCYVKKMFDPSPESTMLLAEIQEQKSVAKTYEIMGKKLESQSKLKDSEITYLREKLEESNKQNRLLGKRLNQSGQLSMLDNIHQSRLSPSHFVTVLRYATKSIRSFVRLMIDEMKAADWDLDAAATSIQPGVVYWKPDHKCFAFESFVCKKMFDGFHLPNFGLQKKPLAVKTNQQMLFFGRFLELKSVKAKEYLFQKPSSVFAEFCRVKYLQLVHPQMESSFFGNLSQRSLVKSSQFSDSTFFVSFAEMAKWVYLLHCLSFSFEPEGSIFQVGKGRRFSDIYMEVVADEAFLASDTTAQESDPGVAFTIVPGFKIGKIIIQSQVYLAQVR, encoded by the exons ATGCGAATTGATGATGTAGGGAATGTAAACATTACGCATCAG ATGGATTCTGTAAAACCATCAGCTGTCACTCCTACAAAGAGTAAACTGGCGCGCACTTTCACAAAAGTTCTTCACCTCCGAACAGCGACTGGGGTGTGTCCAGTTGACGGGGTTCAGAAAGTTAAGCTCCAAGAGAAATTCAAGGAAGAAAAGCATGAACCTAAGAATACAGATAGTCAGCCTCTGTCAGTTGATGAAAATGATGAGGAGTTTCAGAAGAGAGTGGCCTTTGAAGCTCTTATTGCCAGGTTGTTTGCCAGCATTGCATCTGTGAAAGCATCATATGCTCAGCTACAGTACACACAGTGCCCTTATGATTCTGAAGGGATTCAAGCTGCTGATGAATTGGTAGTTTCTGAGTTGAAGAACCTTTCTGAACTGAAGCAATGTTACGTGAAAAAAATGTTTGATCCTTCACCTgagagtacaatgctcttgGCGGAAATTCAGGAGCAGAAGAGTGTTGCAAAAACCTACGAGATTATGGGGAAAAAGTTGGAATCTCAGTCGAAACTCAAGGACTCTGAAATTACATATCTAAGAGAGAAATTGGAGGAATCTAATAAACAAAACAGGTTGCTTGGGAAGAGActgaatcaaagtggacagctgtCTATGCTTGACAATATTCATCAATCACGGTTAAGTCCTAGCCACTTTGTTACCGTTCTTCGCTACGCAACTAAGTCCATTCGTAGTTTTGTCAGATTGATGATAGATGAGATGAAAGCAGCTGATTGGGATCTTGATGCAGCAGCCACGTCCATACAACCTGGTGTGGTTTACTGGAAACCAGACCACAAATGTTTTGCATTTGAATCGTTCGTATGCAAGAAAATGTTCGATGGTTTTCATCTGCCAAACTTTGGTCTTCAGAAGAAGCCTTTGGCAGTGAAAACAAACCAGCAGATGCTCTTCTTCGGGAGATTCTTGGAATTGAAATCCGTGAAAGCAAAGGAATATCTTTTCCAGAAGCCTAGTTCAGTATTTGCAGAATTTTGTCGTGTCAAGTACTTGCAACTCGTTCACCCCCAAATGGAATCATcattttttggcaatttgagtcAAAGAAGCCTGGTGAAGTCCAGTCAGTTCTCAGATTCCACATTCTTTGTCTCATTTGCTGAAATGGCAAAGTGGGTTTATCTCCTCCACTGCTTATCCTTCTCTTTCGAGCCTGAAGGATCAATCTTTCAAGTGGGCAAAGGCCGTCGATTCTCCGACATCTACATGGAAGTTGTTGCTGATGAAGCATTCCTTGCATCAGATACTACTGCACAAGAATCTGACCCAGGAGTTGCTTTCACAATTGTTCCTGGTTTCAAGATTGGTAAAATCATCATACAGTCACAGGTCTACTTAGCTCAGGTTCGTTGA
- the LOC119989260 gene encoding protein GRAVITROPIC IN THE LIGHT 1-like isoform X2, producing MDSVKPSAVTPTKSKLARTFTKVLHLRTATGVCPVDGVQKVKLQEKFKEEKHEPKNTDSQPLSVDENDEEFQKRVAFEALIARLFASIASVKASYAQLQYTQCPYDSEGIQAADELVVSELKNLSELKQCYVKKMFDPSPESTMLLAEIQEQKSVAKTYEIMGKKLESQSKLKDSEITYLREKLEESNKQNRLLGKRLNQSGQLSMLDNIHQSRLSPSHFVTVLRYATKSIRSFVRLMIDEMKAADWDLDAAATSIQPGVVYWKPDHKCFAFESFVCKKMFDGFHLPNFGLQKKPLAVKTNQQMLFFGRFLELKSVKAKEYLFQKPSSVFAEFCRVKYLQLVHPQMESSFFGNLSQRSLVKSSQFSDSTFFVSFAEMAKWVYLLHCLSFSFEPEGSIFQVGKGRRFSDIYMEVVADEAFLASDTTAQESDPGVAFTIVPGFKIGKIIIQSQVYLAQVR from the coding sequence ATGGATTCTGTAAAACCATCAGCTGTCACTCCTACAAAGAGTAAACTGGCGCGCACTTTCACAAAAGTTCTTCACCTCCGAACAGCGACTGGGGTGTGTCCAGTTGACGGGGTTCAGAAAGTTAAGCTCCAAGAGAAATTCAAGGAAGAAAAGCATGAACCTAAGAATACAGATAGTCAGCCTCTGTCAGTTGATGAAAATGATGAGGAGTTTCAGAAGAGAGTGGCCTTTGAAGCTCTTATTGCCAGGTTGTTTGCCAGCATTGCATCTGTGAAAGCATCATATGCTCAGCTACAGTACACACAGTGCCCTTATGATTCTGAAGGGATTCAAGCTGCTGATGAATTGGTAGTTTCTGAGTTGAAGAACCTTTCTGAACTGAAGCAATGTTACGTGAAAAAAATGTTTGATCCTTCACCTgagagtacaatgctcttgGCGGAAATTCAGGAGCAGAAGAGTGTTGCAAAAACCTACGAGATTATGGGGAAAAAGTTGGAATCTCAGTCGAAACTCAAGGACTCTGAAATTACATATCTAAGAGAGAAATTGGAGGAATCTAATAAACAAAACAGGTTGCTTGGGAAGAGActgaatcaaagtggacagctgtCTATGCTTGACAATATTCATCAATCACGGTTAAGTCCTAGCCACTTTGTTACCGTTCTTCGCTACGCAACTAAGTCCATTCGTAGTTTTGTCAGATTGATGATAGATGAGATGAAAGCAGCTGATTGGGATCTTGATGCAGCAGCCACGTCCATACAACCTGGTGTGGTTTACTGGAAACCAGACCACAAATGTTTTGCATTTGAATCGTTCGTATGCAAGAAAATGTTCGATGGTTTTCATCTGCCAAACTTTGGTCTTCAGAAGAAGCCTTTGGCAGTGAAAACAAACCAGCAGATGCTCTTCTTCGGGAGATTCTTGGAATTGAAATCCGTGAAAGCAAAGGAATATCTTTTCCAGAAGCCTAGTTCAGTATTTGCAGAATTTTGTCGTGTCAAGTACTTGCAACTCGTTCACCCCCAAATGGAATCATcattttttggcaatttgagtcAAAGAAGCCTGGTGAAGTCCAGTCAGTTCTCAGATTCCACATTCTTTGTCTCATTTGCTGAAATGGCAAAGTGGGTTTATCTCCTCCACTGCTTATCCTTCTCTTTCGAGCCTGAAGGATCAATCTTTCAAGTGGGCAAAGGCCGTCGATTCTCCGACATCTACATGGAAGTTGTTGCTGATGAAGCATTCCTTGCATCAGATACTACTGCACAAGAATCTGACCCAGGAGTTGCTTTCACAATTGTTCCTGGTTTCAAGATTGGTAAAATCATCATACAGTCACAGGTCTACTTAGCTCAGGTTCGTTGA
- the LOC119987939 gene encoding putative pentatricopeptide repeat-containing protein At1g53330 gives MAAVKPISPFRLSSLLRLQKDPNIALQLFQNPNPTTQRSKPFRYTLLSYDLIISKLGRAKMLDEIEQILLQLKQDTRIIPKEIIFCNVITYYGRARLPSRALQLFEEMPSFRCERTIKSVNSLLNAFLKCRDFDKMREFFVGIGKYARPDTCSYNILIHSCCVRGSVDHAWELFDEMLKRGLCPNLVTFGTLIYGLCSSLRTKEAFKLKEDMVRVYGIWPNAHVYASLIKGLCGVGELSAALTCKEEMVKTKMKLDSAIYSTLIDGLLKVGRKNEAFGLLEEMESNGCKPDTVTFNVMINWHCKNNDFEAAYRVLDEMADKGCRPDVISYNVIIGGLCRDEKISEANDLFDDMRRRGCVPDVLSYRILFDGFCNGKQFKEAAFILDEMLFHGYAPRCASLHKFINGLCDEGNSELLWTVLNSLGQGNAIDSDSWGMAISLFCNGDKLPAKLVDALSTT, from the coding sequence ATGGCGGCAGTAAAACCCATCTCACCTTTCAGACTATCTTCTCTCCTCCGCCTCCAGAAGGATCCTAACATTGCACTTCAACTATTCCAGAACCCAAACCCCACTACGCAACGCAGTAAACCCTTTCGCTACACCCTCCTTTCGTACGACCTCATCATCTCCAAGCTCGGTCGTGCAAAAATGTTAGACGAAATAGAACAAATCCTACTTCAATTGAAACAAGATACTCGAATTATCCCGAAAGAGATCATATTTTGCAATGTCATCACATATTATGGCAGGGCACGCCTCCCGTCTCGCGCCCTCCAATTGTTCGAGGAAATGCCATCTTTTCGTTGTGAGAGGACCATTAAATCTGTGAATTCGTTATTAAATGCGTTTTTGAAGTGCAGAGACTTTGATAAAATGAGGGAATTTTTTGTGGGTATTGGGAAATATGCAAGACCAGATACGTGCTCCTACAATATTCTCATCCATTCTTGTTGTGTGAGGGGTTCTGTTGATCATGCGTGGGaactgtttgatgaaatgcttaAAAGGGGTTTATGCCCGAATTTGGTGACGTTTGGGACTTTAATTTACGGGCTTTGTTCAAGTTTGAGGACAAAGGAGGCTTTCAAGCTTAAAGAggatatggtgagagtttacgGGATTTGGCCAAATGCTCATGTCTATGCATCTTTGATTAAAGGGCTCTGTGGGGTTGGTGAGTTGAGTGCAGCTTTGACATGTAAGGAGGAGATGGTGAAAACTAAGATGAAGTTGGATTCAGCAATTTATTCTACTTTGATTGATGGGCTTTTAAAAGTTGGGAGGAAGAATGAGGCTTTTGGGCTTTTAGAGGAAATGGAATCAAATGGATGCAAACCGGATACTGTGACTTTTAATGTAATGATTAATTGGCACTGTAAAAATAACGATTTTGAGGCAGCATATCGGGTTTTGGATGAGATGGCAGATAAGGGTTGCAGACCTGATGTTATAAGTTATAATGTGATAATTGGAGGGTTGTGCAGGGATGAGAAAATTAGTGAAGCAAATGATTTATTTGACGATATGCGGAGAAGGGGATGTGTGCCTGATGTTTTGTCCTACAGGATTCTCTTTGATGGGTTTTGCAATGGAAAGCAGTTCAAGGAAGCGGCATTTATTTTGGATGAGATGTTGTTTCATGGTTATGCACCTCGATGTGCTAGTCTCCACAAATTTATTAATGGTCTTTGTGATGAAGGGAATTCAGAGTTGTTATGGACAGTCTTGAACAGTCTGGGACAAGGAAATGCCATTGATTCAGATTCATGGGGGATggcaatttctttattttgtaaTGGAGATAAGCTGCCAGCAAAGCTTGTTGATGCTTTGAGCACCACATAG
- the LOC119987938 gene encoding anaphase-promoting complex subunit 6 translates to MREVQIDKLRGVVRDCVSKHLYSSAIFFADKVAALTDDPADIYMQAQALFLGRHYRRAFHLLNASKIVLRDLRFRYLAAKCLEELKEWDQCLLMLGDAKVDEDGNVYDTKDCNVIYMDKDGEDREINISSAICFLRGRAYEALENRAQARQWYKAAIKADPLCYEALECLIENHMLTCEEETSVLSSLQFDSEDGWLSSFYSCLIKKYDKQNVVEAKFKELEKETCNNDPSGPSFMHTLRNNTDLLACKAEYYHQCGEYQKCFELTSILLEKDPFHLKCTLVHLVAAMELGHSNELYLMACNLVKDYPQKALSWFAVGCYYSCIKKYEQSRRYFSKATSIDGTFLPAWIGYGNAYSAQEEGDQAMSAYRTAARLFPGCHLPTLFIGMEYMRTRSYKLADQFFMQAKTICPSDPLVHNELGVVAYHMKEYSKAVWWFEKTLAHIPSPLSEMWEPTVVNLAHAYRKLKMYNDAILCYERALALSTRSLSTYAGLAYTYHLQDNFTAAVTYYHKALWLKPDDQFCTEMLSIALVDEARRGVDGESELL, encoded by the exons ATGAGAGAGGTGCAGATAGACAAGCTCCGAGGAGTGGTGAGGGACTGCGTCAGCAAGCACCTTTACTCATCGGCGATATTCTTTGCCGACAAGGTTGCAGCCCTAACCGACGACCCTGCCGACATCTACATGCAGGCGCAGGCTCTCTTTCTCGGCCGCCACTACCGCCGTGCCTTCCACCTCCTTAATGCCTCCAAGATTGTCCTTCGTGACCTTCGCTTCCGCTACCTTGCCGCCAAATGCCTT GAGGAACTTAAGGAGTGGGATCAATGTCTGCTGATGCTTGGGGATGCTAAAGTGGATGAAGATGGGAATGTGTATGACACAAAAGATTGCAATGTCATTTACATGGATAAAGATGGGGAAGATCGTGAGATCAAT ATCTCTTCAGCAATATGTTTTCTAAGAGGTAGGGCATATGAAGCTCTGGAAAATCGTGCCCAAGCTCGGCAATG GTACAAAGCTGCTATAAAAGCTGATCCTTTGTGCTATGAG GCTCTGGAATGCCTCATTGAAAATCACATGCTTACATGTGAAGAAG AAACTAGTGTACTTTCATCACTACAATTTGATTCTGAAGATGGATGGCTCTCTTCCTTCTACTCATGTTTGATAAAGAAG TATGACAAACAGAATGTTGTTGAAGCCAAATTCAAAGAGCTTGAAAAAGAAACCTGCAATAATGACCCCTCTGGCCCCTCCTTCATGCATACACTAAGGAACAACACTGACCTTTTGGCCTGCAAAGCAGAATACTACCATCAGTGTGgtgaatatcaaaaatgttttgaattgaCTTCCAT ACTGCTCGAAAAAGATCCTTTTCATTTGAAATGTACCTTGGTGCATTTAGTTGCTGCAATGGAGCTTGGACATTCAAACGAGCTTTATCTTATGGCATGCAATTTAGTGAAGGATTATCCTCAAAA GGCTTTATCATGGTTTGCGGTTGGATGCTACTACTCTTGTATCAAGAAGTATGAGCAATCACGTCGTTATTTCAG CAAGGCTACAAGTATAGACGGAACTTTCCTGCCTGCTTGGATAGGTTACGGAAATGCTTATTCTGCTCAAGAAGAGGGTGATCAAGCAATGTCAGCATATAGAACTGCTGCTCGCTTATTTCCAGG GTGCCATTTACCAACTTTGTTCATTGGAATGGAGTACATGCGAACCCGCAGCTATAAGCTTGCTGATCAG TTTTTCATGCAGGCAAAGACAATTTGCCCATCAGACCCACTTGTACACAATGAACTTGGGGTTGTTGCTTATCATATGAAAGA ATATAGTAAAGCCGTTTGGTGGTTTGAGAAGACTTTGGCTCACATTCCATCCCCTTTAAGTGAAATGTGGGAGCCAACCGTCGTGAATCTTGCTCATGCATACCGAAAGCTAAA AATGTACAACGATGCAATTTTATGCTATGAGAGAGCACTTGCATTATCAACAAGAAGCTTGAGCACATACGCAGGTCTCGCATACACGTACCATTTGCAG GATAATTTTACTGCTGCTGTTACATACTATCACAAG GCTTTATGGTTGAAACCTGATGATCAGTTCTGCACTGAAATGTTAAGTATAGCCCTTGTAGATGAGGCTCGTCGTGGCGTGGATGGTGAAAGTGAGTTGCTGTAG